AACTCCAAAGAGCCTTGCCAAGCCAAAATCAGCGATCTTTGGATTCATATTTCTGTCTAATAATACGTTACTGGCTTTAAGATCACGATGTATAATCCTAAGTCGAGAATCTTCATGAAGATAAAGAAGTCCTTTTGCTATTCCTCCTATGATCTTGAATCGTCTTGACCAGTCCAAAAGTGGTTGCTTTTCTGGGTCTATACCATCAACAAACATGACACATCTTTGTTAGTTTCTTTAACTACAAAAGTTAATTTCCAAAAAAGACTAGACAATCAATTCCAAAATAAATCAAGGGTGTTTGACTGGAACCTAACCAAAGAGAAAGTAGTCAAGACTTTTGTTGGTCACAAATTCATAGATGAgtattctttcttctccttccaAGCAGAAACCAAGTAGTCGGACCAAGTTTCTGTGTTGAAGCCTAGCAACCAGGGCAATTTCGTTTTTAAATTCTTCTGTGCCTTGAGCTGAGCTTCTTGATAGCCTTTTCACAGCTATCTCTTGTCCATTATGAAGTGTACCCTGATTGCAAATTAacaaagtataagcaaaattttgatttacaacgATCATATTCATAAATTTTCAGCATACTTGAAAATGGCTTAAACTTAACGCGCCTTGTATACAGGTCCAAATCCACCTTCTCCAATTCTGTTTCCAACGGCAAAGTTGTTCGTGGCGGCTTGAATATCACTGAGGTTATATTGTAATGATTCTGCGGTTGAGATTTCACTTGCACCTGCAGCAAAAATGGTACAATTGCTTAGTGAAAATTAAATGAATCGACCCTTTAAGAATGGTAAATGTGTTTACTGCAACTGCACTTCTTAGTCCTTATAATTTACCGCTTGTTTCCATAATGGCAAAATATGGCTTCCTGGGTCTCCTTGCTATGCTAAAGCCCACGACCAATAGCACAATGGCAAGAGATATTGGGACAACAATTGCAACAATTGTTTGTGTTGAGATTCCGCCCCCCTCTGAATAAATCAATAAAAGCTCTTTAGCTCAAAAATCTGTTTTTAAAGTAAAGTAGGCAAGGATTTGAAAAGTGAAATGTTCAGATCcatttattcttttaaaatctTTAACAAATAAGACAGTTTAAATTCCCATACTGGATTCTGTCAAAATAACTGACCAATGGAGATTTTTGTGGTTTTCATAGTTATATatagagaaaaagattcgggattTCTTCTTCCGCTGCTTCATTAAGCGAGCAATTGGCTGCAAAAAAGTAATGAATTCTATACAATCCACGTGAGAACTTGATGAATATAGCTGTTGACTACCAGGTGTGGCTCAATAGCTACAAGTGTGAAAGACTTGAATTACTAACTAATCCTAAAACAAAATTACAATTAAGAGTTCAGATAAATTCATATCATTTTGTTAAGAACTGGAACTTACCTTCACTACTAGTAGAATTGGAAGGAGGaagtggaggaggaggagtagGAGGATGACTCAATGCAGGCTCGGGTGCTGGGCTTATAGAATTGTAAAACTTGTAGAGTTCATACCTAATATTGCAGCTAAAAAGCGCAACTCTACAGCCCTGACGGTTATTACAGTATGTGGGTATTTGAGAAATGGCGCTTCTAAGGCAATTCTCGCAGTCAAGACTGGAAAGATCTGGAGTACACTGTCCAAGGGCGTATAATCTCCTCTGAAATGGGGAATAATCCTCTTCTTTGATAGCAAATTTCTTCCCTGACCGAACATTTGCAGCCTGACTTGCTATGTCATTCATCATATGACTTAAGACCTGGTTGAACTTGTCTGGATCAGTGGCATTCTGTGTATTCACCCTATAGAAGATGATCCCCTGATCGGTCCAGGGGAACATGGACTCATTTGAATAACGCAACAAGCACTCGTCGTATAACATAAAAACCGTCGTTTGATTCCAGCATGTCTTTAGAATATCCTCACGGGCGTTTGCTACACATCGTCCACAACCATCGGGATTCACATCACCTCGACAATTAAATAGGCCGTAGACCATGTTAGAGGGGTCATGGCCAGCAGTGAAATTGTAGAAGCCATTCCTGCTTGCCAAAGAAGCATTTGAGGATAGAGTGGAAAGGAGGAAATTCAAGTTGTCTGTATACCTTCTGCCAGCAGTGGTGTTAGGATTTACGCACCAATAATCGGCATAAATCAGTCCCGTGTTGAAGCTAATCAAACAAATTAGCGGGAAACACGAGAACAATACGCTTCTGTAGATCATTTTGATCAGAATCAAGCAGATGACCAAAAGTAAACAGTTGAAAATTTTTGTATTCAGGCCTGCTTGATCCTTGAGATATTAGTATGAAATCCACTATAACAGGGAACGAAGTCACTTAGGAAGAATTCTGAAAGATTAGCTGGTCATCCTGCTTCGACGTTCTTTCTTGTGTGAAAACAGGAATCAGGAAAGTAACGAAAGTCTTTGTCGTTGATGCTGACGGGAGTGAAAAAGTGAGGACGCCCCACACTTCCATGCTTTGTCTTTTTTGCACGATATTCTGCAGATTAATAAAACCGGATACTGGGATCGAGGTCCAGTCAACTCAACTGCCGTGTCTCCTTTAAGCGAGTACAAGTCTTCCTCGAAGAATTTTCCAAATGTACCTAATTTCTCCAAGGAATTTCCTCGAAGAA
This portion of the Coffea eugenioides isolate CCC68of chromosome 11, Ceug_1.0, whole genome shotgun sequence genome encodes:
- the LOC113754406 gene encoding cysteine-rich receptor-like protein kinase 10, whose product is MKTTKISIEGGGISTQTIVAIVVPISLAIVLLVVGFSIARRPRKPYFAIMETSGASEISTAESLQYNLSDIQAATNNFAVGNRIGEGGFGPVYKGTLHNGQEIAVKRLSRSSAQGTEEFKNEIALVARLQHRNLVRLLGFCLEGEERILIYEFVTNKSLDYFLFDPEKQPLLDWSRRFKIIGGIAKGLLYLHEDSRLRIIHRDLKASNVLLDRNMNPKIADFGLARLFGVDQSEGNTSKIAGTYGYMAPEYLHGLFSVKSDVFSFGVLILEILSGKKNSQFNQAQGGDDLLSYAWRQWRDGTPLALVDPTIGDTYARNEVIRSIHAGLLCVQDEIERRPTMASIVLMLNSNSITLLAPNPPAYFGRSRTQSSPNDLPVSDSSTSTKSAPNPSINEVSITELHPR